Proteins encoded in a region of the Penaeus vannamei isolate JL-2024 chromosome 30, ASM4276789v1, whole genome shotgun sequence genome:
- the LOC138867453 gene encoding mucin-22-like: MPLQLIDDTTNDATTTDATTTDVTTTDVTTTDAITTVATTTDATSDATTTDATTTDVTTTDATTTDATTTDATTTDATTTVVTTTDATTTDATTADAPKTDATTTDVTTTDATTTDATTNDVTTTDVRTTDATTADATTTDATTTDVTSTDATTTDATTADDSTTDATTTDATTTDATTADAPTIDATTTDATTIDATTADAPTTVATTTDATATNVTTTDVTTADSTATGSTPETTTGDFATTGSTTTGDSATTGSTTTGDSATTGSTTTGDSATTGSTTTGDSATTGSTTTGDSATTGSTTTGDSATTGSTTTGDSATTGSTTTGDSATTGSTTTGDSATTGSTTSAPSTTPPQDRIDAEDLLTRYIQFLSDATAPVDDENADQIDSGTVSANSFIEEFDDLIDLIAQTGKRITDGTRALLPRARGDTQQLLDRINNGRIAIREEVERLNPLAENTITLPTLAP; encoded by the exons atgccactacaactgat CGATGACACCACAAACGATGctaccacaaccgatgccactacaactgatgtcaccacaaccgatgtcactacaaccgatgccattACAACTgttgccactacaaccgatgccacatctgatgccactacaaccgatgctactacaactgatgtcaccacaactgatgccactacaaccgatgccactacaaccgatgccactacaaccgatgccactacaacggtTGTCACCACAACTGACGCCACTACAACCGACGCCACTACAGCTGATGCACCCaaaaccgatgccactacaacggatgtcaccacaaccgatgccactacaaccgatgccaccacaaatgatgtcactacaactgatgtcagaacaaccgatgccactacagctgatgccactacaaccgatgccaccacaactgatgtcACTTCAACTGATGcaactacaaccgatgccactacagctGATGActctacaaccgatgccactacaactgatgccactacaaccgatgccactacagctGATGCACCCACAatcgatgccactacaactgatgccactacaatcGATGCCACTACAGCTGATGCACCCACAACCGttgccaccacaaccgatgccactgcAACTAATGTCACTACAACCGATGTCACTACGGCTGATTCCACAGCAACGGGTTCCACGCCTGAAACAACCACAGGTGACTTTGCCACAACTGGCTCCACAACCACAGGTGACTCTGCCACAACTGGCTCCACAACCACAGGTGACTCTGCCACAACTGGCTCCACAACCACAGGTGACTCTGCCACAACTGGCTCCACAACCACAGGTGACTCTGCCACAACTGGCTCCACAACCACAGGTGACTCTGCCACAACTGGCTCCACAACCACAGGTGACTCTGCCACAACTGGCTCCACAACCACAGGTGACTCTGCCACAACTGGCTCCACAACCACAGGTGACTCTGCCACAACTGGCTCCACAACCACAGGTGACTCTGCCACAACTGGCTCCACAACCTCCGCCCCCAGCACGACACCGCCTCAGGACCGCATCGACGCCGAAGACTTGCTGACCAGGTACATCCAGTTCCTCAGCGACGCCACAGCCCCTGTCGACGACGAAAACGCTGACCAAATAGACAGCGGCACCGTCAGCGCCAACAGCTTCATCGAAGAGTTCGACGACCTGATCGACCTGATCGCGCAGACGGGGAAGAGGATCACGGACGGAACCAGGGCGCTGCTGCCACGAGCCCGAGGCGACACGCAGCAGTTGCTGGACAGGATCAACAACGGCCGCATAGCTATCCGAGAAGAGGTTGAGCGGCTGAATCCACTCGCTGAAAACACAATTACCCTTCCCACACTGGCACCTTAA
- the LOC138867452 gene encoding autotransporter adhesin BpaC-like: MPETTTGDFATTGSTTTGDSATTGSTTTGDSATTGSTTTGDSATTGSTTTGDSATTGSTTTTTSVTGSTTTGDSATTDSTTTGDSATTGSTTTSDSAITGSTTTGDSATTGSTTTGDSATTGSTTTGDSATTGSTTTGDSAITGSTTTGDSATTGSTTTGDSATTGSTTTGDSDTTGSTTTGDSAITGSTTTGDSATTGSTTTGDSATTGSTTTGDSATTGSTTTGDSATTGSTTTGDSATTGSTTTGDSATTGSTTTGDSATTGSTTTGDSATTGSTTTGDSATTGSTTTGDSATTGSTTTGDSATTGSTTTGDSATTGSTTTGDSATTGSTTSAPSTTPPQDRIDAEDLLTRYIQFLSDATAPVDDENADQIDSGTVSANSFIEEFDDLIDLIAQTGKRITDGTRALLPRARGDTQQLLDRINNGRIAIREEVERLNPLAENTITLPTLAP; this comes from the exons ATGCCTGAAACAACCACAGGTGACTTTGCCACAACTGGCTCCACAACCACAGGTGACTCTGCCACAACTGGCTCCACAACCACAGGTGACTCTGCCACAACTGGCTCCACAACCACAGGTGACTCTGCCACAACTGGCTCCACAACCACAGGTGACTCTGCCACAACTGgctccacaaccacaaccacaagtGTGACTGGCTCCACAACCACAGGTGACTCTGCCACAACTGACTCCACAACCACAGGTGACTCTGCCACAACTGGCTCCACAACCACAAGTGACTCTGCCATAACTGGCTCCACAACCACAGGTGACTCTGCCACAACTGGCTCCACAACCACAGGTGACTCTGCCACAACTGGCTCCACAACCACAGGTGACTCTGCCACAACTGGCTCCACAACCACAGGTGACTCTGCCATAACTGGCTCCACAACCACAGGTGACTCTGCCACAACTGGCTCCACAACCACAGGTGACTCTGCCACAACTGGCTCCACAACTACAGGTGACTCTGACACAACTGGCTCCACAACCACAGGTGACTCTGCCATAACTGGCTCCACGACCACAG GTGACTCTGCCACAACTGGCTCCACAACCACAGGTGACTCTGCCACAACTGGCTCCACAACCACAGGTGACTCTGCCACAACTGGCTCCACAACCACAGGTGACTCTGCCACAACTGGCTCCACAACCACAGGTGACTCTGCCACAACTGGCTCCACAACCACAGGTGACTCTGCCACAACTGGCTCCACAACCACAGGTGACTCTGCCACAACTGGCTCCACAACCACAGGTGACTCTGCCACAACTGGCTCCACAACCACAGGTGACTCTGCCACAACTGGCTCCACAACCACAGGTGACTCTGCCACAACTGGCTCCACAACCACAGGTGACTCTGCCACAACTGGCTCCACAACCACAGGTGACTCTGCCACAACTGGCTCCACAACCACAGGTGACTCTGCCACAACTGGCTCCACAACCTCCGCCCCCAGCACGACACCGCCTCAGGACCGCATCGACGCCGAAGACTTGCTGACCAGGTACATCCAGTTCCTCAGCGACGCCACAGCCCCTGTCGACGACGAAAACGCTGACCAAATAGACAGCGGCACCGTCAGCGCCAACAGCTTCATCGAAGAGTTCGACGACCTGATCGACCTGATCGCGCAGACGGGGAAGAGGATCACGGACGGAACCAGGGCGCTGCTGCCACGAGCCCGAGGCGACACGCAGCAGCTGCTGGACAGGATCAACAACGGCCGCATAGCTATCCGAGAGGAGGTTGAGCGGCTGAATCCACTCGCTGAAAACACAATTACCCTTCCCACACTGGCACCTTAA